A genomic window from Nocardioides jiangxiensis includes:
- a CDS encoding glycosyltransferase family 2 protein: MTVTALLVSHDGARWLPAVLEGLAGQTRQPDRLLAIDTGSSDGSADLLREALGDAAVREEECSFPEAIARLLPEVTTDWVWILHDDANPAPTALAELVATATRHDAAIAGPKLREWPSLLRLLELGVSLSATGRRETGLERGEYDQGQHDKVREVLAVNTAGMLVRRDALEALDGFDRHLPLYGNDIDFGWRAARAGLRTVVVPTAVVFHAEAAHRGVRRSALSGRRTRTHRYEREAALYTLLVNSERWFLPGLLRLTLGTVLRVLGYLLARQPGHAGDEFAALLNTYGHLPGILHRRRSLPPAVSDTAGLRPPWWLPYRHGLDTVTDFASAVALQGRDAADRRRVARAERLGLPAPVPVDEDELADDTGLVARYFTSPLALAITAAAILGLWAARVAFGPIAGGALSPAPAQASDWWHLALDGWHQLGQGTDAPAPGYVLPFALAATVLFGSPTVAVSVLFLVAVPFAGWGAWRFLRAVCELVTGRVDTAVALWGAIAYAAVPVASGAWGQGRFGIVASAALLPWFAHVVTGLFETSADRRWRAAWRGGAMLALLTAFTPSAWLVALMGVAVLLGLGFVLARDVVASKDVWLPLVVVLLVPAALMLPGAVGMVGHDPAALFLEAGRLSPTPGALDLIAGRVGGLGAPVWAGLLLLVPGLAALLRARTRVPVLACWILVAVAAVVAAILSHVTVSLPAGPVRPGLGFLVVVVQGALLCAAVIAAQGLRPRRTGVHSQDWRFVGGALLALVAVTGPVVGLGWWVFDGDNLLDRPTHSDVPAYMVQAADEGRGHGVLVIRGDAHKGITWEVHRGSGITLGEDEVLALTGPDQRLDKAVRSLVSRATPQVLDTLTGAGIDYVLLPTPASAQVAAGLDAADGLTQASAPDPRTRAWQLTKTADGDAVAGEDPWWHRILVTLQLIAIVVVAVLCGPTRREEDA, translated from the coding sequence GTGACAGTCACCGCCCTCCTGGTCAGCCATGACGGAGCCCGCTGGCTTCCGGCCGTCCTCGAGGGGCTGGCCGGCCAGACCCGGCAGCCCGACCGCCTCCTCGCCATCGACACCGGCAGCAGCGACGGCTCCGCCGACCTGCTGAGGGAGGCGCTGGGCGATGCCGCCGTCCGCGAGGAGGAGTGCTCGTTCCCGGAGGCGATCGCCCGCCTCCTGCCGGAGGTGACCACCGACTGGGTCTGGATCCTCCACGACGACGCGAACCCCGCGCCGACCGCGCTCGCCGAGCTCGTCGCGACCGCCACGCGGCACGACGCCGCCATCGCGGGTCCGAAGCTGCGCGAGTGGCCGTCGCTGCTCCGCCTGCTCGAGCTCGGCGTCTCGCTCTCGGCGACCGGGCGCCGGGAGACCGGCCTGGAGCGGGGCGAGTACGACCAGGGGCAGCACGACAAGGTCCGTGAGGTCCTCGCGGTCAACACCGCCGGCATGCTGGTACGCCGCGACGCGCTCGAGGCGCTCGACGGCTTCGACCGGCACCTCCCGCTCTACGGCAACGACATCGACTTCGGCTGGCGCGCGGCTCGCGCCGGCCTCCGCACCGTCGTGGTGCCCACGGCGGTGGTCTTCCACGCGGAGGCCGCCCACCGCGGCGTACGCCGGAGCGCGCTGTCCGGGCGACGCACGCGGACCCATCGCTACGAGCGCGAGGCCGCGCTGTACACGCTGCTGGTCAACAGCGAGCGGTGGTTCCTGCCGGGTCTGCTGCGCCTCACCCTGGGCACCGTGCTCCGGGTGCTGGGCTACCTCCTCGCCCGCCAGCCCGGCCACGCGGGCGACGAGTTCGCCGCGCTCCTCAACACCTACGGTCACCTGCCCGGCATCCTCCACCGGCGGCGCTCGCTGCCGCCTGCCGTCAGCGACACGGCGGGCCTGCGCCCGCCCTGGTGGCTGCCTTACCGGCACGGTCTGGACACCGTCACCGACTTCGCCTCCGCCGTCGCCCTGCAGGGCCGCGACGCCGCCGACCGTCGCCGCGTGGCCCGCGCCGAGCGGCTCGGCCTGCCGGCGCCCGTGCCTGTCGACGAGGACGAGCTCGCCGACGACACCGGGCTCGTCGCGCGGTACTTCACCAGTCCGCTCGCCCTGGCCATCACCGCTGCGGCGATCCTCGGCCTGTGGGCGGCGCGGGTGGCCTTCGGCCCCATCGCGGGTGGTGCGCTGAGCCCGGCGCCCGCCCAGGCGAGTGACTGGTGGCACCTCGCGCTCGACGGCTGGCACCAGCTCGGGCAGGGCACGGACGCCCCGGCCCCGGGTTACGTCCTGCCGTTCGCGCTCGCCGCGACCGTCCTGTTCGGCTCGCCCACGGTGGCGGTCTCCGTCCTCTTCCTGGTCGCCGTCCCGTTCGCCGGCTGGGGCGCATGGCGCTTCCTCCGTGCGGTGTGCGAGCTGGTCACCGGTCGCGTCGACACCGCCGTCGCCCTCTGGGGCGCGATCGCGTACGCCGCCGTCCCCGTCGCCTCGGGTGCGTGGGGCCAGGGTCGCTTCGGCATCGTCGCCTCGGCGGCGCTGCTGCCGTGGTTCGCCCACGTCGTGACCGGCCTCTTCGAGACCTCGGCGGACCGCCGCTGGCGTGCTGCGTGGCGCGGTGGCGCGATGCTCGCCCTGCTGACCGCCTTCACCCCGTCGGCCTGGCTGGTCGCGCTGATGGGTGTGGCCGTGCTGCTCGGCCTGGGCTTCGTGCTCGCTCGCGACGTCGTCGCCTCGAAGGACGTCTGGCTTCCGCTCGTCGTGGTCCTGCTCGTGCCCGCGGCACTCATGCTGCCGGGCGCGGTCGGCATGGTCGGTCACGATCCCGCGGCGCTCTTCCTCGAGGCCGGCCGGCTCTCGCCGACCCCGGGGGCCCTCGACCTGATCGCCGGACGCGTGGGCGGGCTCGGTGCGCCGGTCTGGGCCGGCCTGCTGCTCCTCGTGCCCGGCCTCGCGGCGCTGCTGCGTGCGCGCACCCGCGTGCCGGTGCTGGCCTGCTGGATCCTGGTAGCGGTCGCAGCCGTGGTCGCGGCGATCCTCAGCCACGTCACCGTCTCGCTGCCCGCCGGTCCTGTCCGCCCGGGCCTCGGCTTCCTGGTCGTGGTGGTCCAGGGCGCGCTGCTCTGCGCGGCCGTCATCGCCGCGCAGGGCCTGCGGCCCCGGCGCACCGGCGTCCACTCGCAGGACTGGCGCTTCGTCGGCGGTGCGCTGCTGGCCCTCGTGGCCGTGACCGGGCCCGTGGTGGGGCTCGGCTGGTGGGTGTTCGACGGCGACAACCTGCTGGACCGGCCCACGCACAGCGACGTGCCGGCGTACATGGTGCAGGCGGCCGACGAGGGCCGCGGTCACGGCGTGCTCGTCATCCGCGGCGACGCCCACAAGGGCATCACCTGGGAGGTGCACCGTGGCTCCGGCATCACCCTGGGCGAGGACGAGGTGCTGGCGCTGACCGGTCCCGACCAGCGGCTGGACAAGGCGGTCCGCTCGCTGGTCTCGCGGGCGACGCCGCAGGTGCTCGACACCCTGACCGGCGCCGGCATCGACTACGTGCTGCTGCCGACGCCCGCATCGGCGCAGGTGGCGGCGGGTCTCGATGCGGCCGACGGCCTGACCCAGGCCAGCGCTCCGGACCCGCGCACCCGCGCGTGGCAGCTCACCAAGACCGCTGACGGTGACGCCGTCGCCGGTGAGGACCCGTGGTGGCACCGCATCCTGGTCACGCTGCAGCTCATCGCGATCGTCGTCGTCGCCGTGCTGTGTGGACCGACCCGACGGGAGGAGGACGCGTGA
- a CDS encoding phosphomannomutase/phosphoglucomutase, whose protein sequence is MSETLSAENLHAIFKAYDIRGLVGSQIDEELAHRIGAAFVQVLGAETVVVGHDMRPSSPGMAGAFADGAAQAGADVVLIGLASTDQLYFASGSLGHAGAMFTASHNPAAYNGIKLCRPGAAPVGMETGLAEIRDLVLAGTAPTSGRVGEITSHDVLEAYAAHLLSLAPVKGRPLKVVADAGNGMAGLTAPAVFERLGAEQATLVPMYFELDGTFPNHEANPIEPENLVDLQKRVLEEGADIGLAFDGDADRCFLVDEKGALVSPSTLTALIAHRELAKEPGGTIIHNLITSRSVPEIVTEQGGNPVRTRVGHSYIKATMAETGAIFGGEHSGHFYFRDFWRADSGMLAALHALAALAETDQPLSSLLADYARYPMSGEINSTVADQAAVLDELRATYADREGVTLDELDGLTVAHADWWFNVRASNTEPLLRLNAEGKDQATMVAVRDAVLTVIRSER, encoded by the coding sequence ATGTCCGAGACGCTCTCCGCGGAGAACCTCCACGCCATCTTCAAGGCCTACGACATCCGGGGCCTCGTCGGCTCGCAGATCGACGAGGAGCTCGCGCACCGGATCGGGGCGGCGTTCGTCCAGGTCCTCGGGGCCGAGACCGTCGTCGTCGGCCACGACATGCGCCCCTCGTCGCCCGGGATGGCCGGTGCCTTCGCCGACGGCGCCGCGCAGGCGGGTGCCGACGTCGTCCTGATCGGGCTGGCCTCCACCGACCAGCTCTACTTCGCCTCCGGCAGCCTCGGCCACGCGGGCGCGATGTTCACCGCGAGCCACAACCCCGCGGCGTACAACGGGATCAAGCTCTGCCGTCCGGGCGCTGCGCCGGTCGGCATGGAGACGGGCCTGGCCGAGATCCGCGACCTCGTCCTCGCCGGAACCGCGCCGACGTCGGGCCGCGTCGGCGAGATCACCAGCCACGACGTCCTGGAGGCGTACGCAGCGCACCTGCTCAGCCTGGCCCCGGTCAAGGGCCGCCCGCTCAAGGTCGTCGCCGATGCGGGCAACGGCATGGCCGGCCTCACCGCTCCGGCGGTCTTCGAGCGGCTCGGCGCGGAGCAGGCGACGCTCGTGCCGATGTACTTCGAGCTGGACGGCACGTTCCCCAACCACGAGGCGAACCCGATCGAGCCGGAGAACCTCGTCGACCTGCAGAAGCGCGTCCTCGAGGAGGGTGCCGACATCGGCCTGGCCTTCGACGGCGACGCCGACCGCTGCTTCCTCGTCGACGAGAAGGGGGCCCTGGTCTCGCCCTCGACCCTCACCGCCCTGATCGCGCACCGCGAGCTGGCCAAGGAGCCCGGCGGCACCATCATCCACAACCTGATCACGAGCCGCTCGGTGCCCGAGATCGTCACCGAGCAGGGCGGCAACCCGGTCCGCACGCGCGTCGGCCACTCCTACATCAAGGCCACGATGGCCGAGACCGGCGCCATCTTCGGCGGTGAGCACTCCGGCCACTTCTACTTCCGCGACTTCTGGCGCGCCGACTCCGGCATGCTCGCGGCTCTGCACGCGCTGGCCGCCCTCGCCGAGACCGACCAGCCCCTCTCGTCGCTGCTGGCCGACTACGCGCGCTACCCGATGTCGGGAGAGATCAATTCGACCGTCGCCGACCAGGCCGCCGTCCTCGACGAGCTCCGGGCGACGTACGCCGACCGCGAGGGCGTGACCCTCGACGAGCTCGACGGCCTGACCGTCGCGCACGCAGACTGGTGGTTCAACGTGCGTGCCTCCAACACCGAGCCGCTGCTGCGACTCAACGCCGAGGGCAAGGACCAGGCCACGATGGTCGCGGTCCGTGACGCCGTACTCACCGTGATCAGGAGCGAGCGATGA
- a CDS encoding DUF808 domain-containing protein yields the protein MSAGLFGLLDDIAALARLAAASIDDVGAAAGKATLKATGVVVDDTAVTPQYVHGIAAERELPIIKKIAVGSLRNKLVFILPAALLLSQFLPSALPVLLILGGTYLAFEGAEKVWEAFAHHDDHVGDLETVEHTPHEEKQLIAGAVRTDFILSTEIMVIALDSVKDEAFLARLAILVVVAIAITIGVYGVVAAIVKMDDVGLLLAGRKSPGVQRFGRGLVAAMPKVLSTLSTVGIVAMLWVGGHILLVNVHELGWWEGPYELVHHLEHAVHGGAVGWLVNTGCSAVVGLAVGALVAVVLHLLPHRTGPDAAH from the coding sequence ATGAGCGCTGGACTCTTCGGACTTCTCGACGACATCGCGGCCCTGGCCCGCCTGGCCGCGGCGTCGATCGACGACGTCGGCGCGGCCGCCGGCAAGGCCACGCTGAAGGCGACCGGCGTCGTGGTCGACGACACGGCCGTGACCCCGCAGTACGTCCACGGCATCGCCGCGGAGCGCGAGCTGCCGATCATCAAGAAGATCGCGGTCGGGTCGTTGCGCAACAAGCTGGTCTTCATCCTCCCGGCGGCCCTCCTGCTCAGCCAGTTCCTTCCCTCGGCGCTGCCGGTGCTGCTGATCCTGGGCGGCACCTACCTGGCGTTCGAGGGTGCGGAGAAGGTGTGGGAGGCGTTCGCGCACCACGACGACCACGTCGGCGACCTCGAGACCGTGGAGCACACGCCCCACGAGGAGAAGCAGCTGATCGCCGGCGCCGTCCGCACGGACTTCATCCTGTCCACCGAGATCATGGTCATCGCGCTCGACTCGGTGAAGGACGAGGCGTTCCTGGCCCGCCTGGCGATCCTGGTCGTGGTGGCGATCGCGATCACGATCGGCGTCTACGGCGTCGTCGCCGCCATCGTGAAGATGGACGACGTGGGCCTGCTGCTGGCCGGACGGAAGTCGCCCGGCGTGCAGAGGTTCGGGCGCGGCCTGGTCGCGGCCATGCCGAAGGTGCTCTCGACGCTCTCGACGGTGGGCATCGTCGCGATGCTCTGGGTCGGCGGCCACATCCTCCTCGTCAACGTCCACGAGCTCGGCTGGTGGGAGGGTCCGTACGAGCTGGTCCACCACCTGGAGCACGCGGTGCACGGGGGAGCGGTGGGCTGGCTGGTCAACACCGGCTGCTCCGCCGTCGTCGGGCTGGCCGTGGGTGCCCTCGTGGCCGTCGTCCTCCACCTCCTCCCGCACCGCACGGGTCCCGACGCGGCCCACTGA
- a CDS encoding DUF5719 family protein, which translates to MNDFPGRRVALGTARKVRPATAIAVGAPAVTLLALLVQAPADTQHDDARHEPTTHALTSADLFCPASDRGPIRIASASTSADPGSLTQRKPGGTRTPLALAVGGTRTVSSPDGLLLHAEGGLAPGLVGARLGEPRPAARECTAPGGVRWFVGAGSGASHLSTLTLANPDGGPAVADITIWSTDGQLQDIQSRGLTISGGKVSTLSLESLAPDAHELAVRVVVSRGRLAASMRDEFGKVGEALRADALPAGASPSREQVVPGLTRKASSRVLTLVNPGTSEAQVTLGIAGARSTFAPSGVGQIRVPAGKVVVTDLTKALEKVTGSEDTSLVVRSTVPVAAGVRAVVAGDLVHHPAIQLRTGLLSSVVPDVGTPTLVLTAGDTTGKVTVRWDGGRETTLEINAGTTLAVAAPRHAHLVTVDADVPVASVVRTQTKDGAALLPLRAVATELLVPAVRPAWPPR; encoded by the coding sequence GTGAACGACTTCCCCGGCCGCCGCGTCGCGCTCGGCACCGCGCGCAAGGTCCGGCCCGCCACGGCGATCGCCGTCGGCGCTCCGGCCGTCACGCTGCTCGCGTTGCTCGTGCAGGCCCCGGCCGACACACAGCACGACGACGCCCGTCACGAGCCGACCACGCACGCCCTGACCTCGGCCGACCTCTTCTGCCCTGCCTCCGACCGCGGACCGATCCGGATCGCCTCTGCGTCGACCAGCGCCGACCCCGGCTCGCTGACGCAGCGCAAGCCCGGCGGCACGCGCACCCCGCTCGCCCTCGCGGTCGGCGGCACCCGCACCGTCTCTTCGCCGGACGGCCTGCTCCTGCACGCCGAGGGCGGCCTGGCCCCGGGGCTCGTCGGCGCACGGCTGGGCGAGCCGCGTCCCGCCGCCCGCGAGTGCACCGCTCCGGGTGGGGTCCGCTGGTTCGTCGGGGCCGGCTCCGGTGCGTCCCACCTCTCGACCCTGACCCTGGCCAACCCCGACGGCGGTCCCGCCGTCGCCGACATCACGATCTGGTCCACCGACGGCCAGCTCCAGGACATCCAGTCCCGGGGACTCACCATCAGCGGCGGCAAGGTGTCGACGCTGTCGCTGGAGTCCCTGGCTCCCGACGCGCACGAGCTCGCCGTTCGGGTCGTCGTCTCCCGAGGGCGCCTGGCTGCCTCGATGCGCGACGAGTTCGGCAAGGTGGGCGAGGCCCTTCGCGCCGATGCGCTGCCCGCCGGAGCGTCCCCCTCGCGCGAGCAGGTCGTGCCGGGGCTGACCCGCAAGGCCTCCTCGCGCGTGCTCACGCTCGTCAACCCGGGCACCAGCGAGGCCCAGGTGACGCTGGGCATCGCGGGCGCGCGCAGCACGTTCGCCCCGAGCGGTGTCGGCCAGATCCGGGTCCCGGCCGGCAAGGTCGTGGTCACCGACCTGACCAAGGCGCTGGAGAAGGTCACCGGAAGCGAGGACACCTCCCTCGTTGTGCGCTCGACCGTGCCGGTCGCGGCGGGCGTCCGTGCCGTGGTCGCCGGGGACCTGGTGCACCATCCGGCGATCCAGCTGCGCACGGGGCTCCTCTCCTCGGTCGTGCCCGACGTCGGCACGCCGACCCTCGTGCTGACAGCGGGGGACACGACCGGCAAGGTCACGGTGCGGTGGGACGGCGGTCGCGAGACCACCCTCGAGATCAACGCGGGCACCACGCTGGCCGTGGCCGCGCCCAGGCACGCGCACCTGGTCACGGTCGACGCCGACGTGCCGGTCGCGTCGGTCGTCCGCACGCAGACGAAGGACGGAGCAGCGCTGCTGCCGCTGCGCGCCGTCGCGACCGAGCTCCTCGTGCCGGCGGTCCGGCCGGCCTGGCCGCCCCGCTAG
- a CDS encoding SIS domain-containing protein yields the protein MAEFDEARLDDPAALAAADERLRELAESGARVRREAGEAGEAILRAVAERGGERPRAVIAAGPDSRLLRAVLEPWCPVPFVAWPAPGLPGWAGSLDLVVMLAPQGSDPAAASAVAEAVRRGCQVVVACRPGSMVAEHAEGRWSTLLPTTTGDQLATAVVMLDFLHRVGLGPACAADEVAASLDEVAVASSPHTDLAGNPAKELAIALAEALPLVWGGSTLAARAARRLAEQFRRSSGRSALAGDAEHLLPVIEATRPRNLFDDPVDGSDLRPLLLVLDDGADDPVVREQRGRLQTAAARSGVRVETLASDAVSEVARYASLLLAGTYAAEYLAVGLAGE from the coding sequence ATGGCCGAGTTCGACGAGGCCCGTCTGGACGACCCGGCGGCCCTGGCGGCGGCGGACGAGCGGCTGCGCGAGCTCGCCGAGTCCGGCGCCCGCGTCCGCCGTGAGGCCGGCGAGGCCGGCGAGGCGATCCTGCGTGCGGTCGCCGAGCGCGGGGGAGAGCGCCCCCGGGCGGTCATCGCCGCCGGTCCCGACTCCCGTCTGCTCCGTGCCGTGCTCGAGCCGTGGTGTCCGGTGCCGTTCGTGGCCTGGCCGGCCCCCGGCCTGCCGGGGTGGGCGGGCAGTCTCGACCTGGTCGTCATGCTCGCGCCCCAGGGGTCCGACCCGGCCGCCGCCTCCGCTGTCGCCGAGGCCGTGCGCCGTGGCTGCCAGGTCGTCGTCGCCTGCCGACCGGGCTCCATGGTCGCCGAGCACGCCGAGGGCCGCTGGTCCACGCTGCTGCCCACGACGACCGGCGACCAGCTGGCGACCGCCGTGGTGATGCTGGACTTCCTGCACCGGGTGGGCCTCGGCCCCGCCTGCGCTGCCGACGAGGTCGCCGCCTCGCTCGACGAGGTCGCGGTCGCCTCGTCGCCGCACACGGACCTGGCCGGCAACCCGGCCAAGGAGCTCGCGATCGCGCTCGCCGAGGCGCTGCCGCTGGTCTGGGGCGGTTCGACGCTCGCGGCCCGGGCGGCCCGCCGGCTCGCGGAGCAGTTCCGCCGTTCCTCGGGACGCAGCGCGCTGGCCGGAGACGCCGAGCACCTGCTGCCCGTGATCGAGGCCACCAGGCCGCGCAACCTCTTCGACGACCCGGTCGACGGCTCGGACCTGCGCCCGCTGCTGCTCGTGCTGGACGACGGCGCCGACGACCCGGTGGTGCGCGAGCAGCGCGGCCGGCTGCAGACGGCGGCCGCGCGCAGCGGCGTTCGCGTGGAGACGCTGGCGAGCGACGCCGTCAGCGAGGTCGCCCGCTACGCCTCGCTCCTCCTCGCCGGGACGTACGCCGCCGAGTACCTCGCGGTGGGCCTCGCCGGCGAGTAG
- the ahcY gene encoding adenosylhomocysteinase, with amino-acid sequence MDYKVADLSLAEFGRKELTLAEHEMPGLMEMRRRYADSQPLKGARIAGSLHMTIQTGVLIETLTALGADVRWATCNIFSTQDHAAAAVVVGPNGTVDAPSGTPVFAWKGETLAEYWDEAEKVFDFTDAEGNKIGPNMLLDDGGDITLLVHKGVEFEKAGAVPSQDSTDNEEYKEVLRVLARSLDNDPQRWTTIANGIKGVTEETTTGVLRLYDRFKEGSLLFPAINVNDSVTKSKFDNKYGCRHSLIDGINRGTDVMIAGKTAVVCGYGDVGKGSAESLRGQGARVIITEIDPICALQAAMDGYEVKRLESVVDFADIFITTTGNFDIIRVEHFERMKNQAIVGNIGHFDNEIDMAGLAKIPGIVKDEIKPQVHQWIFPDGKKVIVLSEGRLLNLGNATGHPSFVMSNSFTNQVLAQIEIYTKTAEYPIGVYVLPKHLDEEVARLHLDAIGVELTELTQAQADYLGVPVEGPFKSDHYRY; translated from the coding sequence ATGGACTACAAGGTTGCTGACCTTTCCCTGGCCGAGTTCGGCCGCAAGGAGCTGACCCTCGCCGAGCACGAGATGCCCGGCCTGATGGAGATGCGTCGCCGCTACGCCGACTCGCAGCCGCTCAAGGGCGCGCGCATCGCCGGCTCGCTGCACATGACGATCCAGACCGGTGTCCTCATCGAGACGCTGACCGCGCTCGGTGCCGACGTCCGCTGGGCGACCTGCAACATCTTCTCCACCCAGGACCACGCCGCCGCCGCGGTCGTGGTCGGCCCCAACGGCACCGTCGACGCCCCGTCCGGTACCCCGGTCTTCGCCTGGAAGGGCGAGACGCTGGCGGAGTACTGGGACGAGGCCGAGAAGGTCTTCGACTTCACCGACGCCGAGGGCAACAAGATCGGCCCGAACATGCTCCTCGACGACGGCGGCGACATCACGCTGCTCGTCCACAAGGGCGTGGAGTTCGAGAAGGCCGGCGCCGTCCCCAGCCAGGACTCGACCGACAACGAGGAGTACAAGGAGGTCCTCCGGGTCCTCGCGCGCTCCCTCGACAACGACCCGCAGCGCTGGACCACCATCGCCAACGGCATCAAGGGCGTCACGGAGGAGACCACCACCGGTGTGCTCCGCCTCTACGACCGCTTCAAGGAGGGCTCGCTCCTCTTCCCGGCGATCAACGTCAACGACTCCGTCACCAAGTCGAAGTTCGACAACAAGTACGGCTGCCGCCACTCGCTGATCGACGGCATCAACCGTGGCACCGACGTCATGATCGCCGGCAAGACCGCGGTCGTCTGTGGCTACGGCGACGTCGGCAAGGGCTCGGCCGAGTCCCTGCGTGGCCAGGGTGCCCGCGTCATCATCACCGAGATCGACCCGATCTGCGCCCTGCAGGCGGCGATGGACGGCTACGAGGTCAAGCGCCTCGAGTCCGTCGTCGACTTCGCCGACATCTTCATCACCACGACCGGCAACTTCGACATCATCCGGGTCGAGCACTTCGAGCGGATGAAGAACCAGGCCATCGTCGGCAACATCGGCCACTTCGACAACGAGATCGACATGGCCGGCCTCGCGAAGATCCCGGGCATCGTCAAGGACGAGATCAAGCCCCAGGTCCACCAATGGATCTTCCCCGACGGCAAGAAGGTCATCGTCCTCTCCGAGGGCCGCCTGCTGAACCTCGGCAACGCGACCGGCCACCCGTCGTTCGTCATGTCGAACTCGTTCACCAACCAGGTGCTCGCGCAGATCGAGATCTACACGAAGACGGCCGAGTACCCGATCGGCGTCTACGTGCTGCCCAAGCACCTCGACGAGGAGGTCGCCCGCCTGCACCTCGACGCCATCGGTGTCGAGCTCACCGAGCTCACGCAGGCCCAGGCCGACTACCTCGGCGTCCCGGTCGAGGGTCCGTTCAAGTCGGACCACTACCGCTACTGA
- a CDS encoding WhiB family transcriptional regulator — protein sequence MRELYLLDGDVEEIGWQERALCAQTDPEAFFPEKGGSTREAKKVCHTCEVQGDCLEYALGNDERFGIWGGLSERERRKLKKRAV from the coding sequence ATGCGTGAGCTGTACTTGCTCGACGGGGACGTCGAGGAAATTGGTTGGCAGGAGCGTGCGCTGTGCGCCCAGACCGACCCGGAAGCGTTCTTCCCGGAGAAGGGCGGTTCCACCCGCGAGGCCAAGAAGGTCTGCCACACCTGCGAGGTGCAGGGTGACTGCCTCGAGTACGCGCTCGGCAACGACGAGCGCTTCGGCATCTGGGGCGGTCTGTCCGAGCGGGAGCGTCGCAAGCTGAAGAAGCGCGCGGTCTGA
- a CDS encoding metallopeptidase family protein produces MATRPRRDRRGRGMRGPGVLPAWAGGVRSIPPRPTRRERFDDLVLAVADAIDARWQRELQAVGTLEYAVEDTPLLPDGWAHDSTPLASMVRGGAGRPHRLVLFRRPIEHRAPEREDLEALVLTLVVENVAELLGLPAEDIDPRYQPGD; encoded by the coding sequence GTGGCTACGAGACCCCGTCGGGACCGCCGCGGGCGCGGCATGCGCGGCCCGGGCGTGCTGCCCGCGTGGGCAGGCGGCGTCCGCTCGATCCCGCCGCGTCCGACGCGTCGCGAGCGCTTCGACGACCTGGTCCTGGCGGTCGCCGACGCGATCGACGCGCGCTGGCAGCGGGAGCTCCAGGCCGTCGGCACCCTCGAGTACGCCGTGGAGGACACGCCGCTGCTGCCCGACGGCTGGGCACACGACTCCACTCCCCTGGCCTCGATGGTCCGCGGCGGCGCCGGGCGCCCGCACCGGCTCGTCCTCTTCCGCCGTCCGATCGAGCACCGGGCTCCCGAGCGCGAGGACCTCGAGGCGCTCGTGCTCACGCTCGTCGTCGAGAACGTCGCCGAGCTGCTCGGGCTGCCGGCCGAGGACATCGACCCCCGCTACCAGCCCGGGGACTGA
- a CDS encoding Trm112 family protein, protein MKIDPRLLDIVRCPDCQGVLAPVAEELVCQGCGLAYPVRDDIPVLLVDEARATR, encoded by the coding sequence ATGAAGATCGACCCCCGTCTGCTGGACATCGTCCGCTGCCCGGACTGCCAGGGCGTGCTCGCCCCGGTCGCCGAGGAGCTGGTCTGCCAGGGCTGTGGCCTGGCCTACCCGGTGCGCGACGACATCCCCGTCCTGCTCGTCGACGAAGCCCGCGCGACGCGCTGA
- a CDS encoding DUF3499 domain-containing protein — MSSARRCSKTACGRPAVMTLTYVYADQTAVVGPLALHAEPHAYDLCEFHSERLSAPRGWEVLRLAADPSLAGPSSDDLLALADAVREAARPIAPSPEPVQPRLADGGMRETARRGHLRALSSD; from the coding sequence GTGAGTTCAGCCCGTCGTTGTTCCAAGACTGCTTGCGGCCGCCCGGCCGTGATGACGCTGACCTACGTCTACGCCGACCAGACGGCCGTCGTCGGCCCGCTGGCGCTCCACGCCGAGCCGCACGCCTACGACCTGTGCGAGTTCCACAGCGAGCGGCTCTCTGCGCCGCGTGGGTGGGAGGTCCTGCGCCTCGCCGCCGACCCCTCGCTCGCCGGCCCCTCGAGCGACGACCTGCTCGCCCTGGCGGATGCCGTCCGCGAGGCGGCCCGCCCGATCGCGCCGTCGCCGGAGCCGGTCCAGCCGCGCCTCGCCGACGGCGGGATGCGCGAGACCGCGCGCCGCGGCCACCTCCGCGCTCTCTCCTCCGACTAG